One window from the genome of Streptomyces sp. NBC_00287 encodes:
- a CDS encoding S1 family peptidase has product MFGLTRAKKTATVLAATAAAAATALIGLAPTAAAAPQPIVGGSTTTTTSYPFMMQITDSSQNQFCGGTLVSATKVVTAAHCMVGETTSSVRVVGGRTYRNGTNGTVSRVSKIWIHPSYTDATNGDDVAVLTLSTSMPYTTAPYVSSSQTGVYAAGTTARILGWGTTSSNGSSSNQLRTATVPIVSNSSCASSYGSDFISSDMVCAGYTSGGVDTCQGDSGGPLLVGGVLAGITSWGEGCAAAGYPGVYTRLTTFSSLVTTQVNS; this is encoded by the coding sequence ATGTTCGGGCTCACCCGTGCCAAGAAGACCGCCACCGTGCTCGCGGCCACCGCCGCAGCGGCGGCCACCGCACTGATCGGCCTCGCCCCCACCGCGGCCGCTGCTCCCCAGCCCATCGTGGGCGGTTCGACGACCACCACGACGTCGTACCCGTTCATGATGCAGATCACGGACTCCTCGCAGAACCAGTTCTGCGGCGGCACACTCGTCTCGGCCACCAAGGTCGTCACCGCGGCCCACTGCATGGTCGGCGAGACCACCAGCAGCGTCAGAGTCGTCGGCGGCCGCACCTACCGCAACGGCACCAACGGCACGGTCAGCCGGGTCAGCAAGATCTGGATCCACCCGAGCTACACGGACGCCACCAACGGCGACGACGTGGCGGTGCTGACGCTGTCGACGTCGATGCCGTACACCACGGCGCCCTATGTCTCCTCCTCGCAGACGGGCGTGTACGCGGCCGGCACCACCGCCCGCATCCTCGGCTGGGGCACCACCTCCTCCAACGGCAGCTCCTCCAACCAGCTGCGCACGGCGACCGTGCCGATCGTGTCCAACTCCAGCTGTGCGAGCTCCTACGGTTCGGACTTCATCTCGTCCGACATGGTCTGCGCCGGATACACCTCCGGCGGCGTCGACACCTGCCAGGGCGACAGCGGCGGTCCCCTGCTTGTCGGGGGCGTCCTGGCAGGGATCACTTCCTGGGGCGAGGGCTGCGCGGCGGCCGGATACCCGGGCGTCTACACCCGGCTGACCACCTTCTCCAGCCTGGTGACCACGCAGGTCAACTCGTAA